One genomic window of Triplophysa rosa linkage group LG11, Trosa_1v2, whole genome shotgun sequence includes the following:
- the LOC130561871 gene encoding tetraspanin-10, with the protein MGLSFRRFLFFWEQRNSSEKGENRPLITKGNIKPERSSHVSYATTDDSSGSQSSSSSSNHQGLTRVVSWTGTSSGPPGPSSWSDYILKYLLITSNLLFTVLGIVTLVVGLWGLVHKESFAQEKMGGIGTDPMLLFSFLGFVLTLLSLTGCIGALRENRCLLRTFSGALLLLVVVQVLAVIVVYSLQDQIVDYLRSGMLTAMARYQDDLDLRFITDEIQTGLQCCGADTYRDWEMNVYFNCSAPGVQACGVPPSCCVDPLENGTVWNSQCGVGAQRLDEFSAQSVVFLGGCLGGMSRWIEQNTGAIGTVAVILLGVQIITLFITERLLQKIQRSRDWHYMNS; encoded by the exons ATGGGGCTATCTTTTAGGAGATTTCTCTTTTTCTGGGAACAAAGAAACAGCTCAGAGAAAGGAGAAAACAGACCTCTCATTACAAAG GGAAATATAAAACCAGAGAGGTCCTCACACGTCTCTTATGCGACAACTGATGACAGTTCAGGAAGTCAAAGCAGCTCGAGTTCATCTAACCATCAGGGTCTAACCAGAGTTGTGTCATGGACTGGCACCAGTTCAGGACCACCCGGTCCATCCAGCTGGAGCGACTACATTCTAAAGTACCTACTCATCACCAGCAACCTTCTCTTCACCGTCTTGGGAATAGTGACCCTCGTAGTGGGACTCTGGGGTCTGGTCCATAAAGAATCTTTTGCTCAAGAGAAGATGGGCGGAATTGGTACAGACCCCATGCTCCTCTTCTCATTCCTCGGTTTTGTCCTGACCTTACTGAGCCTTACGGGATGCATAGGGGCTCTACGGGAAAACCGCTGTCTCCTTCGCACCTTCTCGGGGGCTTTGCTGCTCTTGGTGGTGGTGCAAGTGTTGGCCGTGATCGTAGTGTATAGCCTGCAGGATCAGATCGTGGATTACCTGCGCTCGGGGATGCTGACCGCTATGGCACGGTACCAGGACGATCTGGACCTGAGGTTCATCACTGATGAGATCCAGACGGGCCTGCAGTGCTGCGGGGCAGACACGTACAGAGACTGGGAAATGAATGT GTACTTTAACTGTTCGGCTCCGGGGGTCCAAGCCTGCGGCGTGCCCCCCTCCTGTTGTGTAGATCCCCTAGAGAACGGGACGGTGTGGAACTCTCAATGTGGAGTCGGTGCCCAGCGGCTGGACGAGTTCTCAGCCCAGAGCGTGGTCTTCCTGGGCGGCTGTTTGGGCGGCATGTCCCGCTGGATAGAGCAAAACACTGGAGCGATCGGCACGGTAGCCGTAATTCTGCTGGGAGTGCAAATAATAACTCTGTTTATAACAGAACGTCTGCTGCAGAAGATCCAGCGAAGCAGAGATTGGCATTACATGAACTCATAA